The DNA sequence caaatagacaggactcaccatcctatcctagtggacataatttcctattgtgcttgccctactataacctctatgagcccgacactctctataggtccgaccatatgaaccaggctctgataccaatctgtaacgacccgaaaaccagaccgttaccggcgctaggatccagatcgacttaaggttgccgggacccgtagcaagcctgctatactctctgtgtacctgtaaaatcccatacatgatcatacattttctgtaaaaacataaaaaaactttgctctgtaccaaggctcaacctgtgcatgcactatctctgtactacaaaaccccttactagagctctcatcattgcTCCAGACGGGTTAAAACTCTGAATATGGTAAGCCTGATTTTTCATACTCATCaagaaaacatttacataaacagaccatgtagaCAAAAAGGGATTTATAAGACAtatatgggtcaagcacaatactatactcTATACAATACcaatacatctctttacaaaaattacatgtccacactacgcTATTACatactctttactcttcctgtaccctgctgaactctccctgtactctgatcctgcaagactagggttaaggagagggatgagctatactagcccagtgagcagaacaaataAACAATTGAAATACcatatgcttccatgaaatgcatcacatcacaaacaaatcacctcaaggatgaacttgtcaccaatgaccctctaccatatccaatatgccaggggcgtagaatgggcctcgacctggactttctcttcctctgtgccaggggcgtagaatgggcctcgacctggacttccataacatatcatatcatatcatatcatatcaagggccaatggatcatccaacatccatccacatcaacatcatattatgcaatgcaacagattcgtgaattctaatgcaatcaacctaatgcatattcatggtgcatgaaacatgctaaaagcatttgatttctcaagtaaaaagattaagtttcgttccactcacctcaggctgactctgaactaaactgactctgaagcagcgcTCACTGTtgatctctttggttcctctggtccgttcctacacagatggactcaaatgagggaccaatctaACTCGAGAACATCTCTAGaaatctccccaaaaacctcctaaaacatcctaaaacaatcaagaaaaacatgcaaaagaaggctggacaggacactttcagcggcaggttcggcggccgaaagtcctctccagagccgaaactcagctactttcggcggcaccttcggctgtcgaaagtccttctagagacgaaactcctgcatgttcggtggcactttcggcagccgaaaccccttccaaagccgaaagtccaaactttcgggggcgagcttaggcagctgaaaccacctccttagcatgttcggcggccgaaccttcctttggcggccgaaactgggttctctagttaggcagaaccctgctctgcttcatgcaaaactctcccaacttcactcaaacatgcaaccaataactcaacaacctgcatatactcaagtataggcacaaaggggtccaaaactaacttaacaCCCCTCCAAATATCACAACACAACACATAAGCATGTTATCACCAACTAACATACAAAAACACCacttaacctaatcatgcatgtctacccataaactccataaaaccttcataaaacatgaaaagaagttcaggatcttcacttacctcttgaaaatgagaggatgaacgatcccaacgtggagatatggagaaacttgctctcaaagtctccaaacttcaaaaccttggtttttagctcaaaagcttcaaaacaacataaaaactcatcaaaactttgaaagatttggagaaaacatgaagatcacccaaggaagagcatggtctcacctctgagatggaaatggaaagaaaatctgatccattcaccgacctagggccttttataggtggctggccagaccacctttggtgGCCAAACGTGAagccaaaagccatgcatgttcggcggccgaacatcaccttcggcagccgaacctggcttttcttccttggtgcttttctttcaaaaactcatttcctttacgtcaccttcggcggccgaacatcaccttcggcggccgaacctggcttttcttccttggtacttttctttcaaaaactcatttcctttacacttaaaacattaaaacatgctaaaacactttagaaaaacatatctaatacccttctagagggttccaacatccgagattctgccAAACAGTAGAAATTCCggtgccagactctagccgggtattacagtaaaaATATTGTATGGATTAAAACAGGCCATGACAGTGGTTTTCTAAGCTTTCACATGCTCTTTTATCTCTTGGCTACACTCAATCTCTCTTAGATCACTCCTTATTTGTCAAACATTCATCTTCACATATTACACTtatacttgtatatgtggatgaccTTATCTTAAGGTGTATAGATACTGGTGAAATCCTTACTATCAATaatttctttcatgaccaattCAAGATCAAGGACTAAGGAGAATTGAAATTCTTTCTGAGACTTGAAGCTCAACTGGCATCTTATTAAACCAGAGAAAATATGCTCTTGATATTCCCTCTAATACAAGTTATTTGGATGTCAAACTTGCCACTACCCCTATGGATTCTAAACTTAAATTGAGAAAGGATGAAGGTGATATCTTACCCGATGCACAACAATATAGGAGACTTATTGGTAGATTGCTCTACTTGACCTCTACCAGACTTGACATTTCATTTGCAGTACAACAATTGAGTCAATTCATGGATAAACCAACTTCTATTCATCTCCAAGCTACTCACAGAGTCCTACAATACCTAAAAAGTTTTCCTAGCACTGGTATTTTTCTCTCACTCAGCTACTTCTACTATTCAGTTGAAAGCCTCTAGTGACTCATATTGGGTTGGACTGTTTCTTGATCTTCCTCAAAAGCAGAACATTGAGCACTTGCCAGCACCACTTGTGAATTACAATGGCTCTCATTCTTTTTGAAAGACATGCATATCTCTCGTTCTCAACCAGCTCTTTTATATTGTGACAACAAATCAGCTCTCCAAATTGCAACCAATCCAACCTTCCACGAGTGCATAAAGCATATAGAAATTGACTGTCATCTTGTACAAAAAAAGCTTCGTTCTAATTTACTTAAACTGCTTCACGTGGCTTCCTCACAATAGTTAATAGACATATGCACTAAACCACTGAGTTCAGCTTTATTTCATGAGTTCATATTCAAGCTAGGACCCATAAATAATTACTCTCCAGCTTGTAGGAGGGTATTAGCTCATACAACTGAAGATGGCGCCAAAACAACTGAAAGTCAGTTAAACAATCTAATTGTAGATGAGCTACTTTTCATGTGTATTCTAAGTTCTCTATTCACATGTATTATGCATGCCTTCCTCTGTATTTATATATAACCAGATGTATAGACTTTGAATTCAAGAATATAAGATTTGGTTCTTTCATTTGTTATTTGttccataaattttaattttgctgCATATTTTCATcacttcattcattttctcaatttttattattaataaaaaataaaaatagttgtTATtccttaaattaaattattattacatCTTGTAACTTTTTTgaacattttaatatttgaaattttatttgtattaacACATTAATTCCAAATGAATCACTTTTGATCAATTGTTAGATCAATGGTCTGAATATGAGTTTCTTGCAAAGTTGAGCTTAAATTTTTGAATCTTCATTATTTAGAGGTTTTTATCTCAATACCAAATTTATGCATTAATGCCATCTCTAGTGTAAAGTAGAAATCATGACCTAGTTATCTCAAAAAAACGGTTGATCAAGTgaatcataaaattaaaatttagtcttttttatttataaaaaataatatgaaaatagtttttataaaaaatattttataacgaagtaatttatttttttgtttctgagttgtaatttaaaacataataatattaataatccataaagaatattattaatgtaatattttaaattttcttttgtcaGAAAAAAAttctagaaaataaataaatctttgagaaaactttatatattttttaaaggataaattatagtttagttattgaattttagtataattaaaagataggtcttatatttttataattaaatacttaaatcaTCTATTATTAGTACTTCTAAACTCTAGTGTTTCTATCAATTTATTACTATTATAAGCGtgaaagtatttttattttttttttaaattaaaaagttaaaaaattatatttttatttattttccttcatttattaaaatttaaatattttaattttttatttaaaaaaaacttaaatttttattaatttttatctttattatcatattcaactaatttttaatttttttatttatttttaattttcattcatcaaaatatttcaaataagtttaaatttttcaaaaattattttttttcatttaattacaaaaaaatttccacaatttcaattatttttaaactatacTAAGTAGTTTTAAGTATgttatatacttttaaaaaaaaattttagaaaaaaaagttatatttttaaagttttactaTCCATTAGTTTTTAAGAACGTAAACGGTGTATATACGCAAAATCCAAACTCGATTTAAATTAGCAATATTTAAATCCATCTCGaatccgattaaaaattaatctaaactATATAAATATGTTCTAAACccaattattattatccgaataaaatcctaactcatttagttttatatattttaattaataatttatataaaaaatatttttcattaataatttttatttaaaaaattaatatttctaaaaaatatttaaattttaatttttaaataaaaatatataaacattattgtaaaatatattttttatattaaattaattatttatatgaatAGGTTCGAATAACAGATATCTTATCTTACCGAACATTAATAGGACGGATTTGAGTGGTTATAATCAAATATTTTCAGGTATTATAACTCTCCGAAAAAttaaacattatttttttatattaaataatattttaattaattgatttaaatgtttaattttaaaaatataaaaattaattaattaattatgttaaaatttagagattaaagaataatttatcttatcaaaaatataaaaatttattttttagttataacatgaaattaaaatattatttggttCAAAATGTACTACGTTTTTAGAAGTATATTTTGTAGAAAGTAAATTTTAAGGAATTAACTTacggaaaaataaatataattatttttggtatataaattaatttttaaaaaataaaattatttttaaataataaaaaataataatatttataatataattttaaatataataaattatcgaTAAATCGATAAATCGAATACAAGTTAGacaaataagttattttttatatgagaaaaatagttttaaaaaattgacttaaaaagaaaaatagttttaaaaaattgacttaaaatataaattaaatataaaatttttttatattttctaaaaagtgttacttttttaatttattagtcaCAGTTAAAAGTAAGATCCAAGTGTTTATTTGAACATTACATTGAGCTACATCAGTGTGAACATTACATTGAGCTACATCAGCCCACGGCAAGCTCAGCAACCTAAAAAGAAAGCCCATAAGCTGTCCTTCACGCCCTTTGGCGGGAAACCGTTGCTCCTTTTCCCGCCCAGAAAGAGGAGCAAAGTAGCAAGGGCTGTCCATCTTTTCAGtagtctcttcttcttcttctcctcaatcaaaacacccatttagttttCCATTACCTTCAGAACTATACGGATTTTCAAGTAAAGGAAATTGAAATGGATGCTTTCGGTGGGTTTTTTGTTGACGCCAAGGCAGTTCGCGTGGAGAACATTTTCCTCGAGTTTCTCAAAAGGTTCTCTTCCTTCGACTCGATTCAATTCTAGTTTTCGCTTTGTCTCTtttgattttttgtttttggATCTGTAATCAATGTTCCTGATGTGATTTTCTTGGATTTGGTATTTAAATCAGCTTTAGATTGGATGGGCATCATAATATGGAAGAAGCTTACTATGAGGCTGAAATTGAAGCCATGAGAGCTAACGAATCAACTACCATGTTCATCGATTTCTCTCACGTTATGCATTTCAATGATCTTCTCCAGAAAGCCATCGCTGATGAGTACTTGAGGTAAAATTTCTAATTCTTCCCCAATTTTCATGTATTCAAAACCTATAGTTTcccaattttttttctctttttgaatGTTAGAGTGGAGCCCTACTTGAAGAACGCATGCAAGAGGTTCGTGATGGAGCTGAAGCCTACATTTATATCCGATGATAACCCTAATAAGGATATCAATGTGGCCTTCTTCAATATCCCTTTCTCTAAGCGGTACTTTACCTAGATCTTACTCTAGAGCAatctgttttatttatttatttattgctgTTTCCCAATTATTAACGGATGAAGAgttgtttatttttaattttggttcTCCATTTTCGATTGtggttaaaatttaaattcactaATTGTGCtactcaattaattaaattgacttCTCAGCATCCAAACATAACATGGGATTTTGattcaaattggaaaattgttTTCAGTCTTTCACACTCACTGGAAATCAACATATGCAGGTTAAGAGAGCTAACTACTGCAGAAATTGGTAAACTGGTATCAGTGACTGGAGTTGTGACCCGCACAAGTGAGGTGAGGCCAGAGCTTCTGCAAGGAActtttaggtgcttggaatgtGGTGGCGTCATTAAGAATGTTGAACAGCAATTCAAATACACTGAGGTTGGTTTCAAGTCAATGTTGCCTTACATCTTCAATCTTCTCATTTCCCTTTCATCCCTAATATTACATGTGCCACTGCAATTCTGAGTTTGCAGCCAACAATTTGTGTGAATGCCACATGCAATAACAGAACAAAATGGGCATTGCTCAGACAAGAGAGCAAGTTTGCTGATTGGCAAAGGGTCAGAATGCAGGAAACTTCCAAGGAGATTCCTGCTGGCTCTCTTCCCAGATCTTTGGATGTTATTCTTCGCCATGATATTGTTGAGCAGGCCAGAGCGGGTGACACGTGAGATAATTCTTCTCCCTTTATCTACTTTTATTTAGTCAATCATTTTGCATCAGTTATTTGTTTCCATTTTGAGCGATCCTTGGATTTGGCTTATAACATACCTTCAATTTTTATGTGCCTACAGGGTCATTTTCACAGGTTCTGTGGTTGTAATACCAGACATATTAGCATTGGCATCCCCAGGAGAGAGAGCAGAATGCCGTCGAGAAGCTCCTCAACGCAAAAACTCTGCTGTTGGACAGGAAGGTGTGAGAGGGCTGCGGGCATTGGGAGTGAGAGACCTCTCCTATCGACTAGCGTTTATTGCTAATTCTGTGCAGGTTGGTACATGGCTGGCTTATTCGAGGGCATTTCTGATGTTGATGCCATGATGATGCGACTTGCACAATTACCTGTATTTGATACATGCTTCTTTGTTTAGGTTTGTGATGGTAGAAGGGATACTGACATTAGGAATAGAAAAAAGGATGTTGATGAAGATGACAACCAGCAGTTCACAGTAAGTAAATTATATCCTGTTTGGCTATTTTCAGTAATATTCTCCATGCAACGTAGAGGATTATCAACTTATAATCTTGTTTggttaattttagtattttcatTGATTACCGACTTCATGGACAAGAtaataatttatgaatattgtATTATCAGCACTGTGGTTGAGTAGTTTGTCATATGTCTATGTGGGGGAAATCCATAATTCCTCCTGAAAATCTATCTTCATTTAACTGCAGGCAGAGGAAATAGATGAAATTCAGAGAATGAGAAACACTCCTGATTTTTTCAACAAGCTGGTTGATAGTGTTACTCCAACTGTTTTTGGTCACCAAGATATCAAGCGAGCAATCCTTCTCATGCTTTTGGGTGGTGTTCACAAATTTACTCACGAGGGCATTAACCTGAGAGGGGACATCAATGTGTGCATAGTTGGAGATCCCAGTTGTGCAAAGTCTCAGTTTCTTAAGTAGGTTgcacattcttttttttttttttctcagtaTTTCATTTTTCAATATTAGTTTATGCATGAGGATTCAATTATTTGTCTTGGTATATCCATTCACAGGTATACTTCAGGCATAGTCCCTAGATCTGTCTATACATCTGGCAAGTCCTCATCTGCTGCTGGGTTGACTGCAACAGTTGCCAAAGAACCAGAAACTGGGGAATTTTGTATTGAGGTATTTTATCAATTTGTGTTGCTTTTGTGCTCTTAGAATCACCggaaattatttattatcttaTGTCTTTAAAGCAACTTACTTGACTTGTTGTGATGTCTTGGCTTCAGCCAAGTACTATGGCAACTATAATTGATTCACAGAAACGTAAAATCAAACAGCACACTGAAGCTTGATTTGCAATAGGTTGCTTAATATTATTTACTACTGACTAGGTATAGTATCTGCAGAATCGTGAATAACACAAGTATGCTGTTTCATAATCTATTATGAATAAACGAGTAAATATATTTCAAGCTTTGTTAAATTATTACCCATCACTGGTGGCTTTGGAGGTCTCCTAGGGGATTATTTTGAAGAATTTAGAcaatggattttttttatttccaaGGAATGGCATAGGTAGGTGGTTTCTGTGTTAAACTACATACAGTTGGTGAGGAAGCTAAGAGTTAGTGAATTGCATGGAAGGAAAAGTACTCATTTCTAATGAGCTTATCTGCATATGGTAGATGATAAATGCAAGTAGAATAATTAAAGTCTCTTGGTGATAAACATGAGGGGGGAAGTTTAATGATCATAATAAATGATGAATGAGATAGGGGACAGATGTAAGGAAGGCAAATTTCCTAACCATTTCAAGCTGCAAACAGGGAGGGGCTGTGTTAGGAGAGTGCGAATGTTGG is a window from the Manihot esculenta cultivar AM560-2 chromosome 16, M.esculenta_v8, whole genome shotgun sequence genome containing:
- the LOC110603125 gene encoding DNA replication licensing factor MCM6 is translated as MDAFGGFFVDAKAVRVENIFLEFLKSFRLDGHHNMEEAYYEAEIEAMRANESTTMFIDFSHVMHFNDLLQKAIADEYLRVEPYLKNACKRFVMELKPTFISDDNPNKDINVAFFNIPFSKRLRELTTAEIGKLVSVTGVVTRTSEVRPELLQGTFRCLECGGVIKNVEQQFKYTEPTICVNATCNNRTKWALLRQESKFADWQRVRMQETSKEIPAGSLPRSLDVILRHDIVEQARAGDTVIFTGSVVVIPDILALASPGERAECRREAPQRKNSAVGQEGVRGLRALGVRDLSYRLAFIANSVQVCDGRRDTDIRNRKKDVDEDDNQQFTAEEIDEIQRMRNTPDFFNKLVDSVTPTVFGHQDIKRAILLMLLGGVHKFTHEGINLRGDINVCIVGDPSCAKSQFLKYTSGIVPRSVYTSGKSSSAAGLTATVAKEPETGEFCIEAGALMLADNGICCIDEFDKMDIKDQVAIHEAMEQQTISITKAGIQATLNARTSILAAANPAGGRYDKSKPLKYNVALPPAILSRFDLVYVMIDDPDDQVDYHIAHHIVRVHQKHEEALAPAFTTAQLKRYIAYAKTLKPKLNSEAKKLLVDSYVALRKGDTTPGSRVAYRMTVRQLEALIRLSEAIARSHLENQVQPRHVRLAVRLLKTSIISVESSEIDLSEFQEGNRDDNDDNDGDDGNDGTGQDDTQPNNTNSAPVSGNTAQGVGSTSQQGKKLVISEEYFQRVTQALVMRLRQHEEAVLRDGTGLAGMRQGELIRWYVEQQNQKNSYSSVEEAKNEATNIKAIIESLIRREGFLIVVDDGRQTEADGESGRQTLSRDDRILAVAPNYVVE